A region from the Brassica napus cultivar Da-Ae chromosome C8, Da-Ae, whole genome shotgun sequence genome encodes:
- the LOC106387675 gene encoding translation initiation factor IF-2: MMDTVLLGTMPESGVTLHIDPTEEGSLPDANMNGSSRKKPKRRKKKKKKEEEALCGEEKTLDVLQKPTEEDQRHPPENPLSNIRIQEDSCQQGQDSCEKPEDSESVAIDMTSSERKKKRRKKKKSNDRDALTESGVDTNSEVTMECDARHSSEAQGSKLNGTAVNSCLKSKDDRVDQQKGADAKADETVSEIQNPKAKKKKRRKTKTMEVCDALENTLATSMESGPEESMETAGGVCEVKSKKRKRKKKKTSLSDQETADMEVCDPSENTLPGTIVECMLDHSNKEVLENCDKNAGQELVAEEETKDEIGETKQKRKKKKKKESCELSEEVSEPKQKKKKKKKKKKKSCEDDKTDNMDAEKDDVSVPRNEGELEFDGGKLDTSLSSSVLVPDNEVATQETGDGPRCSCKGQSTRKLVVFDLNGILADIARGNTGECVPDGKISFRSVFKRPFVATFLDFCFEKFDVGIWSSRRIGLDYMTDIVMGNHAENLLFSFDQSICITTNFKTLENTTKPLFLKDLRTVWNRFGTCLSCGKRKYDETNTLLVDDSPDKALCNPPHTGIFPFPYQYTDREDSALGPDGELRKYMERLVDAENVQKFVEENPIGQSAITETHESWSFYSRVIKAHKS; this comes from the exons ATGATGGATACTGTTTTATTGGGAACAATGCCAGAATCTGGTGTGACACTACATATAGACCCAACAGAAGAAGGTTCACTACCAGATGCAAATATGAATGGTTCCAGTAGGAAAAAAccgaaaagaagaaagaagaagaagaaaaaggaagagGAAGCTTTGTGTGGAGAAGAGAAGACGTTGGATGTTTTACAAAAACCCACCGAAGAAGATCAAAGACATCCACCTGAGAATCCTTTGTCCAACATTAGAATACAAGAAGATTCGTGCCAGCAAGGTCAAGATTCATGTGAAAAGCCTGAAGATTCAGAGTCAGTTGCTATTGATATGACTTCTtctgagagaaagaagaaaagaagaaagaaaaagaaaagcaatGATAGAGATGCGCTGACGGAGAGTGGCGTTGATACCAATTCGGAGGTTACTATGGAATGCGATGCTAGGCACAGTTCTGAAGCTCAAGGATCAAAATTGAATGGTACTGCGGTTAACAGTTGTCTGAAATCCAAGGATGATAGAGTGGATCAACAAAAGGGAGCAGATGCCAAAGCTGATGAAACTGTGTCCGAAATTCAGAATCCTAAAgccaagaaaaagaagagaagaaaaaccaaaacaatggagGTATGCGATGCATTAGAAAATACTCTAGCAACCTCCATGGAAAGTGGGCCAGAAGAGTCCATGGAAACTGCTGGAGGTGTATGCGAAGTAAAGAGCAAAAAacggaagagaaagaagaagaaaacgtcATTGTCAGATCAGGAAACTGCAGATATGGAGGTCTGTGATCCATCAGAAAATACTTTACCAGGCACCATAGTAGAGTGTATGTTGGATCACTCAAACAAAGAAGTTTTGGAAAATTGTGATAAGAATGCTGGACAAGAGTTAGTGGCCGAGGAAGAGACAAAAGATGAAATTGGCGAAACTAaacaaaagaggaagaagaaaaagaagaaagagtctTGTGAACTAAGTGAGGAAGTTAGTGAAcccaaacaaaagaagaagaagaagaagaagaagaagaaaaagtctTGTGAAGATGACAAAACTGACAATATGGATGCCGAGAAGGATGATGTTTCTGTACCTAGGAATGAGGGAGAACTAGAATTTGACGGGGGAAAGCTTGATACATCTTTGTCAAGTTCTGTCTTAGTACCCGATAATGAGGTAGCTACACAAGAAACTGGAGATGGACCTAGATGCTCCTGCAAAGGTCAAAGTACCAGAAAGCTGGTTGTATTTGATTTGAACGGAATCCTTGCAGATATTGCTCGAGGAAACACAGGTGAATGTGTTCCAGATGGTAAAATATCTTTCAGATCAG TTTTCAAGAGACCTTTTGTTGCTACTTTTCTTGACTTCTGCTTTGAAAAGTTTGATGTTGGGATATGGTCTTCTAGACGCAT TGGATTGGATTATATGACAGACATTGTCATGGGAAATCACGCGGAAAATCTACTATTTAGTTTC GATCAAAGTATATGCATTACAACAAACTTCAAAACTCTGGAGAATACTACTAAACCTCTGTTCCTTAAGGATCTGAGAACAGTCTGGAATCGTTTTGGTACATGTCTCAGTTGTGGAAAACGAAAGTACGATGAGACAAACACTTTGCTTGTGGACGATTCACCCGACAAGGCATTGTGTAATCCT CCACATACTGGAATCTTTCCTTTCCCTTACCAGTACACTGACCGTGAAGATTCTGCATTGG GACCTGATGGTGAGCTAAGGAAGTACATGGAAAGGTTAGTGGATGCGGAGAACGTTCAGAAGTTTGTGGAGGAGAATCCAATTGGCCAATCTGCAATAACCGAGACGCATGAATCATGGAGTTTCTACTCTAGGGTCATCAAGGCACATAAAAGCTAA